The Deinococcus sonorensis KR-87 DNA window GGCCGCCCAGCTGATGCACTACGACCAGGACACCCCGCTGTGGGCGCTGGACCGCCGGGTGGTGCCGTGCACCTTCTGCCATGTGGAGGTGACCGGGGGCCCGCCATGGAACGTGTTCGGGGAGGAGATCCGCGCCGCGTTCACCGCCGACGCGCGCGCGGGCCGGCACCGCCCCTTCCCGCAGGTGCTGCAGGACCTGCTGGCCTCCGGCGCGGATGCCGACCGGGACGGGTACGCCGACGTGCTCGAGGTGTTCGCGCGGACCCTGCCCGGAGACCCGTCAAGTCGGCCCGGCGAGCCGCCCGAGCAGGTCATGGCCGCCTTTGAGCACGCTGGGGGCATGCGGCTGTATCAAGCGAAGAGGCCCGAGCAGCAATGAGCGCCCCGCCACCAGCTAGCGGGCGCCGGGCGGACCGGGCTCGCCCTTCAACTGCTGCCTCCACTGCCGCCCCCGGTCCACCTTCCATCCTGGGTCCTGGCGAACCTCGGCGCCCCCGGAAGGGGAGGGCCGCCGGGCCGCGGCGGTCCTGACGTCCACGCCTCCAGGCCGTGGCAACCGGGGGGCCTGGGCACGGCCGGCAGACCGCCGTGCGGGGTCAGTGGGGCGTTGCCGCCTCGTCTTGCGGGCTGGAGGGCTGACCGTGGAGGGTGAATGGTGAGGGGAACCGGGACTCTGCCCCTGAACATCCCCTCGGGCTTGAAGGCAGTGAGCCACCGAGCTGAATATGTTCGCGGCTTCTGGAAAACTGCACCCCCAGGACGGGAAACGGCCTGGCTTCCACCAGGCCCGGCCAGGACGCGTGAAGTCTTACGCACGGCCTGCATGATCAACCCGAATCGGGTATGCCCTTCGCCAGGCAGCAGGGAGGCTCGGAGATCCTCGAACTGCGGCGGAACTGGCCCCGCACCACAACAGCGAACGCTCGGGGCCGGCTGACCCTCAGCTGCATCTGCCTGGACCGGGACAGCGTTGCTCGCAGGTGCGGGGACGGTTCTGGATACCGCGCGTCGGTCCATGCACCTGCGAGTGGGCTGAAGGAGAAGAACGGCGGGGCGCAGCCACAGTCTGAGCGAGGAGTTCTGGGCGGGGTGGTCCACGTGCTTGCGTCCGCGGTGCAGGCCATCCCATTGAAGCATCGCTCCTTTACTAAGTCTGTCTATGGTTAGATGGCTGTCAATAGACGTCCAGGTCAAACGTCGCGGAATGTCCAGCGGCGTCGCTCAACGTGAAGGCCGTGGAGCCCGCCTGAAAAGCGGCGGTTCGCTGAACGTCAACGGAGAGCCGCAGGGCCTCGAGCGTTGTGGAGGAGCCCTTCACCTTGAGTGTCAATCCAGGCGCGCTGAGCGTCAGGCTCTTCAGGTCAAAACGCTGGGAGAGCTCCCGAGGCAGATTGAGCGTCTGCCAGCTGCTGCCGGTCAGCAGGGCAGCGTAGGTGTGTTCGCCCCCCGTCACCGCGACGCTGGATGAGGGGAGACGCGAGGGCGCTGCTCCAGCCATGCCCATGGTCAGGGCCACCATCACTACTGTTCGTTTCATGAGTTCTCCTGTTTCTGCCTGCCACTCGGCCGGCATTGCCACCTGCTGTTAAGCATTGGCTGTCTACATAGTGTGTCTAGGTATAAGCGATTGTCAAGAGGCGCGGGCGCCCGCAACCACCAGGAGGAGACCGACACGAACCTGCAGCCTGATCCACTGCCCCTGACCAGCACCACGCGCACCTTCACCTGCTGGCGTTGCCTCTGCCCCCGTGCACGGCCTGACTGTGTGACGGCGTGGTCAAGTCCTCAACCCGGCCTGAACGAGCGCAGCGGCCATGGCACGCCCCAGGCCCACGGCCTGCACGGACCCCCCATGCCACACCTGGCCACCCGACCGCTGATCCCCTCCAACCGGTCACGGGCCGTTCGACCCCGCCCTCCACCTTCGTGGCCCCTCGGCGCAAGCGTGGTCCAGAACCACGGCATTCACCATGTTCCCGTGCAACGGGACGCCGGCCGGACACGCCACCTTGAGTGCGGACCGCCCTTCCCCAGGCGCCGCCCCGCATGGCCACCAAGCACCACGCGCCGCCACATCCATGACGAAGTTTCGCTGAACGGTCCGGCACCACGATCATCGGCCAGCGAGCATGTGCAGAAGGGCTGCGCGCTCGCTCCGAGCCTGCCCAACCCAGCCCCTGGACGCCGGTTGCCCGTGCCGGATGCCCCGCTGGTGACCTGTTCGCTCCTCCCTATGGCACACAAGCGGCAGAGCGCTCTCCAGAGGACGTGCATCTCGCCGGCGCGCTTGTTCAGGCGCTCGCGACCACCGCTGCAGATCAAGGCGGCCTGCTGGCAGCATCTGACCTCGAATTAGCGCTCCGCCAACACGCACGTGACCTGGTCAGGCGCACCGTCATGGGAATCACGCCCCCGCTGCGTTCCGGGACCACGACGCCAGAACACCGCGTGCACCACAGCACGGACAGGATCATCCGGCCGGAAAGAACGCTGCTCGCCCGGCGATGATCTCGTGCCTTCAGGTCGACCTTGACGCCCACACCGTGAACGGCCTGCCTCGGGGCCCGCCTGTCAAATGCCCCCGGCCCGTCATGTCCATGCTCCTGTCCGCCGCAGAAAGCGGCGGGCAGGAGGAGGGGTGCGGCCGATAGAGTGGAGGCCGGCTCACCATCAGGGGCCTCGCTTCAGGCCGCTGGGCGTTGAGCGCCGTGGCTCATGTCCTTCTGCCGCTCAGGTGCCGGAGGTGTCGCTTTGTCCGGCACCTGAATCAGAACGTCGTGTCGTGGCCGGGCTGCGGTTGAAATTGTTTCGGCAGCTGACTGGTCAGCACCGCAAAGTCCTTCACCGCGCCGGACCGGTACGTGCCGCTGAAGACGCCGAGGTACAGGGCGTTCGCCTGACCGGGCTGCGTGTGGAGCACCTGCGCCGGGTTTCCGCGGCCCTGGGCACCGGTCGCCACCGTCAACGTCACGGCCGGGACCTGCAGCGAGAGTTTCCCATCCGGGCCGACCGGCGCCGCGGCGACGAACGACTGCCGCGTTCCGTCCGCCCCCTTGACGATCGCCGCGGCGACGACCACCCGGCCCGCCAGGTCCGGTCGGGTGCTGGTGAGGGTCGCGGTGGCGCCGGTGTAGGCCGGCAGCGTGGCCAGGGGACCCACCCACCCGAGGGCCGCTTCCCGGTACCACTGGGCAAAGTTCTGCTGGCCAGAGGGCGGTTTGACCTGCACCACGGCGCCGCCCAGCGTGATGTTCAAAGCGTCCCAGCCGCTGATGCGGACGGGGACGTTGTCCCGCAGCGCCTGGTCCAGCAGGCTGTTGAGGAACAGCACCGGCTGGCCGTCCGCCTGGCGCACGTTGTAGGGCGTGATGGGGAGCTGGAGGGCGTGCCCGTCGGGCAGCTGCACCCGCAGCGCCGCGGCGGAGAGGTTGACCGTCGCGCCACTGTGCTCGAGCTCGTCGATCAACGCGTCCCGTGGGGACTGCAGGTAGGTGTGGCCGGTCAGTTGGCTGGGGATCTGAGCGTCACTGCGGCTGAGGCTGGTGAGGCCCAACGTGACCGCCAGGGTGGTCAGGGCCGTCATTCGGATGAGCGTGGGCATGCGGTACACTCCGTTCATTCCTGCACAGACCCGCACGGGCGGTCCGAGTTCGGCGAGCGCGCGGCGCTCGGCTTCCCCGGCCGGCACGCCGAAGGCCTGCAGGTGGCAGCTGCGTTCGAGCACGTGCTCTTCGAGTTCATCGCGGATCGCCTGGCGTTGGGGCTGAGAGAGGCCCCAGGTCGCGCGGCGCAGGTAGCGTTCCAGTTC harbors:
- a CDS encoding permease prefix domain 1-containing protein, translating into MTELERYLRRATWGLSQPQRQAIRDELEEHVLERSCHLQAFGVPAGEAERRALAELGPPVRVCAGMNGVYRMPTLIRMTALTTLAVTLGLTSLSRSDAQIPSQLTGHTYLQSPRDALIDELEHSGATVNLSAAALRVQLPDGHALQLPITPYNVRQADGQPVLFLNSLLDQALRDNVPVRISGWDALNITLGGAVVQVKPPSGQQNFAQWYREAALGWVGPLATLPAYTGATATLTSTRPDLAGRVVVAAAIVKGADGTRQSFVAAAPVGPDGKLSLQVPAVTLTVATGAQGRGNPAQVLHTQPGQANALYLGVFSGTYRSGAVKDFAVLTSQLPKQFQPQPGHDTTF